The following proteins come from a genomic window of Canis lupus dingo isolate Sandy chromosome 20, ASM325472v2, whole genome shotgun sequence:
- the PTGER1 gene encoding prostaglandin E2 receptor EP1 subtype has translation MSLCGPLNLSLAGEATPCAEPGAPNASAWPPSGRASASPALPIFSMTLGAVSNVLALALLAQAAGRLRRRRSAATFLLFVASLLATDLAGHVIPGALVLRLYAAGRSPAGGACHFLGGCMVFFGLCPLLLGCGMAVERCVGVTRPLLHAARVSAARARLALAVLAALALAVALLPLARVGRYELQYPGTWCFIGLRPAGGWRQALLAGLFAGLGLAALLAALVCNTLSGLALLRARWRRRRSRRRPQACGPDGRRHWGARAPRSASASSSSSVASVPGGSPGRGSARRARAHDVEMVGQLVGIMVVSCICWSPLLVLVVLAVGGWGSSSLQRPLFLAVRLASWNQILDPWVYILLRQAVLRQLLRLLPPRPGAKGSPAGLALTRSAWEASSLRSSRHSSLSHL, from the exons ATGAGTCTCTGCGGGCCCCTCAACCTGAGCCTGGCCGGGGAGGCGACCCCGTGTGCGGAGCCCGGGGCTCCCAACGCGTCGGCTTGGCCGCCGTCCGGCCGGGCGAGCGCGTCGCCGGCGCTGCCCATCTTCTCCATGACCCTGGGCGCCGTGTCCAACGTGCTGGCGCTGGCGCTGCTGGCGCAGGCCGCGGGCCGCCTGCGCCGCCGCCGCTCGGCCGCCACCTTCCTGCTGTTCGTCGCCAGCCTCCTGGCCACTGACCTGGCGGGCCACGTCATCCCGGGGGCGCTGGTGCTGCGCCTGTACGCGGCGGGCCGCTCGCCGGCCGGCGGCGCCTGCCACTTCCTGGGCGGCTGCATGGTCTTCTTCGGCCTGTGCCCGCTGCTGCTCGGCTGCGGCATGGCCGTGGAGCGCTGCGTGGGCGTCACGCGGCCGCTGCTGCACGCGGCGCGCGTCTCGGCGGCCCGCGCGCGCCTGGCCCTGGCCGTGCTGGCCGCGCTGGCCTTGGCGGTGGCGCTGCTGCCGCTGGCGCGCGTGGGCCGCTACGAGCTGCAGTACCCGGGCACGTGGTGCTTCATCGGCCTGCGCCCGGCGGGCGGCTGGCGCCAGGCGCTGCTCGCCGGCCTCTTCGCCGGCCTCGGCCTGGCCGCGCTGCTCGCCGCGCTCGTGTGCAACACGCTCAGCGGCCTGGCCTTGCTGCGCGCCCGCTGGCGCCGCCGCCGCTCTCGACGGCGTCCTCAGGCCTGCGGCCCCGACGGCCGCCGTCACTGGGGGGCGCGCGCGCCCCGCTCGGCCTCCGCCTCGTCCTCCTCGTCCGTCGCTTCGGTCCCCGGCGGTTCCCCGGGCCGGGGCTCCGCGCGCAGAGCCCGCGCCCACGATGTGGAGATGGTGGGCCAGCTCGTGGGCATCATGGTGGTGTCGTGCATCTGCTGGAGCCCGCTGCTG GTGTTAGTGGTGCTGGCTGTCGGGGGCTGgggctccagctccctgcagcGGCCGCTGTTTTTGGCTGTGCGCCTCGCTTCATGGAACCAGATCCTGGACCCCTGGGTGTACATCCTGCTGCGCCAGGCGGTGCTGCGCCAACTGCTTCGCCTCCTGCCCCCGAGGCCCGGCGCCAAGGGCAGCCCGGCGGGGCTGGCCCTAACCAGGAGCGCCTGGGAGGCCAGCTCGCTGCGCAGCTCCAGGCACAGCAGCCTCAGCCACCTCTAG